A window of the Gossypium hirsutum isolate 1008001.06 chromosome A05, Gossypium_hirsutum_v2.1, whole genome shotgun sequence genome harbors these coding sequences:
- the LOC107904256 gene encoding uncharacterized protein: MECNKDEALRAKEIAERKVTEKDYAGAKKFALKAQNLYPGLDGVAQMLTTLDVYISAENKVSGEADWYGVLGLNPSADDELVRKQYRKLALILHPDKNKSVGADGAFKLVSEAWGLLSDRAKRLAYNQKINFRGTQQKFPVQSGLSSVPPRANGSHSSSSNLASNARTRNSNSQVGQTSFASNKKPATFWTVCNRCKTQYEYLRIYLNQTLLCPNCNEAFLALEKAPPPNVYRSSNWSAQQQSSGNHAGNDNLFNHGTNSSSSQNSVHDGSSWKSQERVKREHEEALKAEKLVKKRKDDIRGNGYVGNMATQTAMENVPGSGNTFESRGVFEKGSIYGYSGNYNKPITERELSLFEIRNMLIHKAQTVIRNKLKEWRSATEVRTADKVKVKVREKENRKQRSMANGDGHDTNNEYHGKQSLPASSPDESDAGTASLTINVPDPDIHNFDLDRSENSFEEDQVWAAYDNDDGMPRFYARIHKVISLKPFKMKISWLNSRSNSEFGFLDWIGSGFSKTCGEFRSGRHEISETLNYFSHKVQWTKGTRGVIRIFPRKGDVWALYRNWSPDWNEHTPNEVIHKYDMVEVLDDYNGEQGVSVVPLVKVTGFTTVFHKHMDPKEVRRIPRGEMFRFSHQVPNYLLTGREAHNAPMGCRELDPAATPLELLEVINEAKETSVEDNSLKSDKESLKSARELAADGQGETTDENAREG, translated from the coding sequence ATGGAGTGTAACAAAGATGAGGCACTCAGGGCAAAGGAAATTGCCGAAAGGAAGGTTACAGAGAAGGATTACGCTGGAGCTAAAAAGTTCGCTTTGAAGGCTCAGAATTTGTATCCTGGGCTTGATGGTGTTGCTCAGATGTTGACAACACTAGATGTGTATATTTCTGCAGAGAATAAAGTAAGTGGGGAGGCAGATTGGTATGGTGTGCTAGGGTTGAACCCATCTGCAGATGATGAGCTTGTGAGAAAACAATACAGAAAGCTGGCTCTTATACTTCACCCAGATAAAAACAAATCGGTAGGTGCAGATGGTGCTTTTAAGCTTGTTTCTGAGGCCTGGGGCTTATTATCAGATAGGGCTAAGAGGTTGGCATATAACCAGAAGATAAATTTTAGGGGAACTCAACAGAAATTTCCTGTACAGAGTGGGCTTTCATCAGTGCCACCTAGGGCAAATGGCTCTCACAGTTCTAGTTCTAACCTTGCGTCAAATGCTAGGACTCGGAACAGTAATAGCCAAGTTGGTCAAACCTCATTTGCTTCTAATAAAAAGCCTGCTACCTTTTGGACTGTTTGCAATAGATGCAAGACACAGTATGAATACCTCAGgatttacctgaatcaaacactTCTATGCCCTAATTGTAATGAGGCCTTTTTGGCTTTAGAAAAGGCACCTCCCCCAAATGTTTACAGGTCATCAAATTGGTCCGCACAACAGCAGTCTTCAGGGAATCATGCTGGAaatgataatttatttaaccATGGAACAAATTCTTCCAGTTCTCAGAATTCAGTACATGACGGAAGTTCCTGGAAGAGTCAAGAGAGAGTGAAAAGGGAGCATGAAGAAGCTCTTAAAGCAGAGAAACTCGTGAAGAAGAGAAAAGATGATATTCGCGGTAATGGTTATGTAGGTAACATGGCAACTCAAACAGCCATGGAAAATGTACCTGGCTCGGGGAACACATTTGAATCTAGGGGTGTTTTCGAAAAAGGAAGTATCTATGGGTACTCTGGAAATTATAACAAGCCCATCACTGAGAGAGAATTGTCATTGTTTGAAATTCGAAACATGCTGATTCACAAGGCACAGACTGTTATTCGTAATAAGCTTAAGGAGTGGAGATCAGCAACTGAAGTCAGAACTGCTGACAAAGTTAAAGTGAAGGTCAGAGAGAAAGAAAATAGGAAACAGAGGAGCATGGCAAATGGAGATGGACATGATACCAATAACGAATATCATGGCAAGCAGTCTCTTCCTGCCTCTTCTCCTGATGAATCAGATGCGGGGACTGCATCATTAACAATAAACGTTCCAGATCCTGATATCCACAATTTTGACTTGGATCGAAGTGAAAATTCTTTTGAAGAAGACCAGGTCTGGGCTGCGTATGACAATGATGATGGAATGCCCCGATTCTATGCTCGAATTCACAAGGTGATCTCGTTAAAGCCTTTTAAGATGAAAATTAGTTGGCTTAATTCAAGAAGCAACAGTGAATTTGGTTTTCTAGACTGGATAGGCTCTGGTTTCTCCAAAACTTGTGGGGAGTTCAGAAGTGGCAGACATGAAATAAGTGAAACATTAAATTATTTCTCCCACAAGGTTCAGTGGACAAAAGGTACACGTGGAGTAATTAGAATATTTCCTAGGAAGGGGGATGTCTGGGCTCTTTACAGGAACTGGTCGCCGGATTGGAATGAACATACCCCGAATGAAGTGATACACAAATATGACATGGTGGAAGTGCTTGATGATTATAATGGGGAACAAGGAGTCTCTGTGGTCCCTCTAGTTAAGGTTACTGGTTTTACTACAGTTTTTCATAAGCATATGGACCCCAAGGAAGTCAGGAGGATTCCTAGAGGGGAGATGTTTCGCTTTTCACATCAGGTTCCTAATTACTTGCTTACTGGCCGAGAAGCTCATAATGCTCCAATGGGATGTCGTGAGTTAGACCCAGCAGCCACCCCTTTGGAGCTACTTGAAGTAATTAATGAAGCCAAGGAGACATCTGTGGAAGATAATTCTCTGAAATCTGATAAAGAGTCCTTAAAGAGTGCAAGAGAACTTGCGGCAGATGGACAGGGGGAAACAACTGATGAAAATGCCCGGGAAGGGTAG